One genomic region from Streptomyces sp. NBC_00457 encodes:
- a CDS encoding class I SAM-dependent methyltransferase, which translates to MPADAKSPKKLSNNRAALSHKVGYALRHPGRVKPYLRRAGRDAWLRLIHPDHVGYYRAVMASDTRRNPEAAVGSQSHDRWLALGQMQFDYLIEHGLRPEHRMLDIGCGNLRGGWRFISHLGAGNYYGIDISPDILMAAKKTLAERRLQGKVPHLTITGDLTLDFLPSDHFDVVHAHSVFSHSPLSVIDQCLKHVGRVLTDTGFFDFTFDRTEGTEHQVLREDFYYRTETLLALARKHGLHARFMEDWEKRPHGQSKIRVSRSLLPNA; encoded by the coding sequence ATGCCCGCTGACGCCAAGTCGCCGAAGAAACTGAGCAACAACCGCGCCGCCCTCAGCCACAAGGTCGGTTACGCACTGCGCCATCCCGGCCGCGTCAAGCCGTACCTCCGCCGGGCCGGCCGGGACGCCTGGCTCCGCCTGATCCACCCCGACCACGTCGGCTACTACCGGGCCGTGATGGCCTCGGACACCCGCCGCAACCCGGAGGCCGCGGTCGGCAGCCAGAGCCACGACCGCTGGCTCGCGCTCGGGCAGATGCAGTTCGACTACCTCATCGAACACGGGCTGCGACCCGAACACCGCATGCTCGACATCGGCTGCGGCAACCTGCGCGGCGGCTGGCGCTTCATCAGCCACCTCGGCGCCGGCAACTACTACGGCATCGACATCTCACCCGACATCCTGATGGCCGCCAAGAAGACCCTCGCCGAGCGCCGCCTCCAGGGCAAAGTGCCGCACCTGACCATCACCGGCGACCTCACCCTGGACTTCCTGCCCAGCGATCACTTCGACGTCGTCCACGCGCACAGCGTCTTCTCCCACTCGCCGCTGTCGGTCATCGACCAATGCCTCAAGCATGTCGGACGTGTGCTCACCGACACCGGGTTCTTCGACTTCACCTTCGACCGCACCGAGGGCACCGAACACCAGGTGCTGCGCGAGGACTTCTACTACCGCACCGAGACCCTCCTGGCCCTGGCGCGCAAGCACGGCCTGCACGCGCGCTTCATGGAGGACTGGGAGAAGCGCCCGCACGGCCAGTCAAAGATACGTGTCAGTCGCTCGCTCCTGCCCAACGCCTGA
- a CDS encoding polysaccharide deacetylase family protein gives MPVNARIRRSRTLFAVGTAVAAVLAVAVNLALTVTTYDHTSPRAARDKASGSVGGKVDCRKAKCVALTFDGGPSLTTPRLLDILKQEDLHVAFFVQGKGHIAKYPEILRRMSDEGHEIGNHTWTHKRLTDLGVADARRELTRTQDAVEKVTGTRPVLMRPPEGRTNREVSEICRDLGMAQVLWSVTAKDYETTDSALITKRVLDQTRRDGIILLHDLHKGTVPAVPGIIRALKQRGYTIVTVSQLLAPAKPQPGMAYRP, from the coding sequence ATGCCTGTCAACGCACGAATAAGACGCTCTCGAACACTCTTCGCCGTCGGGACAGCCGTGGCCGCCGTCCTGGCCGTCGCGGTGAATCTGGCCCTGACGGTCACGACCTACGATCACACCTCGCCGCGCGCAGCCCGCGACAAGGCATCGGGATCGGTGGGCGGGAAGGTCGACTGCCGCAAGGCGAAGTGCGTGGCCCTCACGTTCGACGGCGGCCCCAGCCTGACGACCCCCAGGCTGCTGGACATTCTGAAGCAGGAGGATTTGCACGTCGCGTTCTTCGTGCAGGGCAAGGGCCACATCGCGAAATACCCTGAGATCCTGCGTCGCATGTCGGACGAGGGGCACGAAATCGGCAATCACACGTGGACGCACAAGAGGTTGACAGATCTCGGAGTGGCCGACGCCCGTCGGGAACTGACCCGGACACAGGACGCCGTCGAGAAGGTCACCGGCACCAGGCCCGTCCTGATGCGTCCACCGGAGGGCCGCACCAACCGCGAGGTGTCGGAGATCTGCCGGGACTTGGGGATGGCGCAGGTGCTGTGGAGCGTCACGGCCAAGGACTACGAGACGACCGACTCGGCCCTGATCACCAAGCGGGTGCTCGACCAGACCCGTCGAGACGGCATCATCCTGCTGCATGACCTGCACAAGGGGACCGTGCCCGCCGTCCCGGGAATCATCAGGGCGCTCAAGCAGCGCGGCTACACCATCGTCACGGTGTCGCAACTGCTTGCCCCCGCCAAGCCTCAGCCGGGGATGGCCTACCGGCCCTGA
- a CDS encoding sigma-70 family RNA polymerase sigma factor: MCPAQISSTKVLEDEVTAFVALRPQLFYVAFRILGNTTESEDVLQDTWLRWQNTDRARVLDPPAFLARTTARLALNVAQSARSRHETGAAPWAAETIDTTTDPVTRVERAEALESALHLLLAKLNPTERAAYVLRVAFGYPYSQIADNLQLSGVNTRQIVSRARKRLCTERGKPVSSVEHQRLVDAFVAAAQSGNFTDLENILTVDADRNRIHTDRFRVQATERSTRIRQHAAAR, translated from the coding sequence ATGTGCCCCGCGCAGATATCTTCCACCAAAGTACTGGAGGATGAGGTGACCGCGTTCGTCGCACTCCGCCCCCAGCTGTTTTATGTTGCGTTTCGCATACTGGGGAACACGACCGAGTCCGAGGACGTCCTCCAGGACACATGGCTGCGTTGGCAGAACACCGACCGTGCCCGGGTGCTGGATCCTCCAGCGTTCCTGGCCCGGACCACAGCCCGTCTGGCCCTGAACGTTGCCCAGTCCGCCCGCTCACGTCATGAGACCGGTGCCGCCCCCTGGGCTGCCGAAACGATCGACACCACCACGGACCCAGTCACCAGGGTCGAGCGAGCAGAAGCCCTGGAGTCGGCCCTGCACCTGCTCCTCGCGAAGTTGAACCCCACGGAACGGGCCGCCTATGTTCTCCGTGTGGCCTTCGGCTACCCCTACAGCCAGATCGCCGACAATCTCCAGCTCAGTGGAGTCAACACCCGCCAGATCGTCAGCCGGGCCCGCAAGCGCCTCTGCACCGAACGTGGTAAGCCGGTAAGCAGCGTGGAACACCAGCGACTTGTGGATGCGTTCGTCGCCGCAGCGCAGTCAGGCAATTTCACAGACCTGGAAAATATCCTGACCGTCGACGCCGACCGGAATCGAATCCATACCGACCGGTTTCGGGTCCAGGCCACCGAGCGGAGTACTCGTATTCGTCAGCACGCCGCCGCCAGGTGA
- a CDS encoding ATP-binding protein produces the protein MLDRPGPPRPGEADGLVGRDEELALIRSFVDGAATVGGTLLLTGEPGVGKTELLDFAARTAEAAGSLVLRSAGVEFEADVTYSGLHQILLPLGGEFGLLGAGQRSALSVALGFGVGPAPNRLQVSEAALALLRRAADRQPLVMIVDDLQWLDRASAGVLGFVSRRLADSGVCFLGAARLGTESHFDRKDLPEHELRPLGEEAATDLVRSRFPTLVAGDRVRLVAEAQGNPLALLELAGYEASGPQAAAGSAAPVAGPPVGRLETLFASRVNELPAPTRRLALRLALDATGDPRILQSTGPGEPGPSDLEPAERSGLIRIDGNPRRIVFGHPLIRSAVVKESTGGERRHAHRALAQLLADQPERRAWHLAEASIEPDEQVASLLDEVAQLVLGRGDVVGAVATLLRAAELSPHGSDRSRRLARAAYIGAEAAGDLRSTPRLLAAAHAAAPGSNESLRATTAASYMLLSGEGDIDTAHRLLVGAIEAFSVRDDADDRVLNEAFATLLLVCFFGGRAELWDPFHAAVADFACDRLVSLCASTACDPVRTAAAVLEELDRLIHGSDEEVDPARIVRLAQTALHVDRLAGLRGALWRVARDGRQGGAVASGIHALILLSHEDFMTGRWDDAQRLVDEGLQLCQDHGYGLGALPGRYVKALLAAGRGDFDTAAAVTHDLERYAAPRGLGVARMYVAHARALAALGRGDYEAAYQQTTAISPAGVFASRVAMALRVPMDLVEAAVRSNRQAEADAHVAAMCATGMAVLSPRLALLVAGSAAMAASDSTATALFEEALATPGADRWAFELARVRLAYGEHLRRARAISAARVQLSAARDAFQRMGARPWATRAENELRATGQKRSHGGAVGPGALTSREREIAMLAVSGLSNKQIGERLRLSARTVGAHLRNVFQKLGIASRAALRDALDPRPCEPPDEAGSRGRHKS, from the coding sequence GTGTTGGACAGACCTGGGCCCCCGCGACCCGGAGAAGCCGATGGCCTGGTCGGGCGGGACGAAGAGCTGGCGCTCATTCGCTCGTTCGTCGACGGTGCCGCGACCGTGGGAGGGACTCTGCTCCTGACCGGCGAACCGGGCGTGGGCAAAACCGAGCTGCTGGACTTCGCGGCGCGGACGGCAGAAGCGGCCGGGAGTCTGGTACTGCGTAGTGCCGGTGTGGAATTCGAGGCCGATGTCACCTATTCCGGGCTCCATCAGATCCTTCTTCCGCTCGGTGGTGAGTTCGGGCTGCTCGGAGCCGGGCAGCGCAGCGCGCTGTCGGTGGCGTTGGGCTTCGGCGTGGGCCCGGCCCCGAACCGGCTGCAGGTGTCCGAAGCGGCGCTTGCCCTGCTCCGTCGTGCCGCCGACCGTCAGCCGTTGGTCATGATCGTGGATGATCTGCAGTGGCTTGATCGGGCGAGCGCCGGTGTGCTGGGGTTCGTGTCCCGCCGCCTGGCCGACAGCGGCGTCTGCTTTCTCGGGGCGGCGCGCCTGGGCACTGAGAGCCACTTCGACCGCAAGGACCTTCCCGAGCACGAACTGCGCCCCCTCGGCGAAGAGGCGGCGACGGACCTGGTGCGCAGCCGGTTCCCGACCCTGGTAGCCGGGGATCGCGTGCGTCTGGTGGCGGAGGCTCAGGGCAATCCCCTGGCACTTCTGGAACTGGCGGGCTACGAGGCGAGCGGCCCGCAAGCCGCCGCAGGGTCGGCGGCGCCTGTCGCCGGGCCGCCCGTCGGACGGCTCGAGACGCTGTTCGCGTCGCGGGTGAACGAGCTTCCCGCCCCGACGCGCCGCCTTGCGCTGCGCCTGGCCCTGGACGCCACGGGCGATCCGCGCATCCTGCAGTCAACCGGCCCCGGGGAACCCGGTCCCAGTGACCTCGAACCTGCCGAGCGGTCCGGGCTGATTCGTATCGACGGCAACCCCCGCCGCATCGTGTTCGGCCATCCCCTGATCCGTTCCGCGGTGGTGAAGGAGTCGACCGGCGGCGAGCGGCGTCATGCGCACCGCGCCTTGGCGCAGTTGTTGGCGGACCAGCCGGAGCGACGGGCATGGCACTTGGCGGAGGCCAGCATCGAGCCCGATGAGCAGGTGGCTTCTCTGCTGGACGAGGTGGCTCAGCTGGTCCTTGGGCGTGGCGACGTCGTCGGAGCCGTCGCCACGTTGCTGCGCGCGGCCGAGCTGAGCCCGCATGGCTCCGACCGGAGCCGCCGGCTGGCTCGGGCGGCGTACATCGGCGCGGAAGCGGCCGGCGATCTGCGCAGCACGCCACGGTTGCTGGCCGCCGCCCACGCCGCCGCCCCCGGGAGCAACGAGTCGTTGCGCGCCACGACCGCCGCCTCGTACATGCTGCTCTCCGGTGAGGGCGATATCGACACCGCCCACCGCCTGTTGGTCGGAGCCATCGAGGCCTTCTCGGTCCGGGACGACGCGGACGACCGCGTCTTGAACGAGGCCTTCGCAACGCTGCTGCTGGTGTGCTTCTTCGGTGGGCGAGCCGAACTGTGGGATCCCTTCCACGCAGCGGTCGCCGACTTCGCGTGCGACCGCCTCGTGTCACTGTGCGCCAGCACTGCCTGCGACCCGGTCCGTACCGCGGCCGCCGTGCTCGAGGAACTCGACCGCCTGATCCACGGCAGCGACGAGGAAGTCGATCCGGCCCGCATTGTCCGACTCGCACAAACGGCTCTCCACGTGGACCGGCTTGCCGGCCTTCGCGGGGCACTGTGGCGCGTCGCCCGCGACGGAAGGCAGGGAGGCGCCGTCGCCTCGGGCATCCACGCGCTGATCCTGCTGAGCCATGAAGACTTCATGACCGGCAGATGGGACGACGCACAGCGTCTGGTCGACGAGGGCCTCCAGTTGTGCCAGGACCACGGCTATGGGCTCGGGGCGTTGCCGGGACGCTACGTCAAGGCTCTCCTCGCCGCGGGGCGGGGTGACTTCGACACCGCGGCAGCAGTGACCCACGACCTTGAGCGCTACGCGGCGCCCCGAGGGCTCGGGGTGGCCCGGATGTACGTGGCGCACGCCCGGGCTCTGGCCGCACTGGGACGGGGTGACTATGAGGCTGCCTATCAACAGACGACCGCCATCAGCCCGGCGGGGGTCTTCGCCTCCCGTGTCGCCATGGCGCTGCGGGTCCCCATGGATCTCGTCGAGGCCGCTGTACGAAGCAACCGTCAGGCCGAGGCGGATGCCCATGTTGCAGCCATGTGCGCTACCGGTATGGCCGTCCTCTCCCCACGGCTGGCTCTTCTCGTGGCAGGCTCGGCAGCCATGGCCGCCTCCGACAGCACGGCCACCGCGCTCTTCGAGGAAGCGTTGGCGACCCCCGGAGCCGATCGCTGGGCCTTCGAACTGGCCCGCGTGCGGCTGGCCTACGGCGAACACCTTCGGCGTGCCCGGGCCATCTCCGCCGCGCGGGTGCAGCTCAGCGCGGCGCGCGACGCCTTCCAGCGGATGGGCGCACGGCCTTGGGCGACCAGAGCCGAGAACGAACTGCGGGCCACCGGTCAGAAGAGGTCACACGGCGGGGCGGTCGGGCCAGGCGCGCTTACGTCCAGGGAACGCGAGATCGCCATGCTGGCCGTTTCCGGGCTGAGCAACAAGCAGATCGGCGAACGGCTCCGCCTGTCCGCCCGGACCGTCGGAGCGCATCTGCGTAACGTCTTCCAGAAACTCGGCATCGCCTCCCGGGCGGCCCTTCGCGACGCGCTCGACCCGCGCCCTTGTGAGCCTCCGGACGAGGCGGGGTCCCGAGGCCGGCACAAGAGCTGA
- a CDS encoding MBL fold metallo-hydrolase, with the protein MKLTKFGHSCIRLEGPEGRLVIDPGSFTEDESVERADAILVTHEHFDHFTEFRVRGAAEANRGLQVWTVAAVAELLTGLGDQLHVISHGDAFTAAGFEIEAHGTWHATLHPDMPAVTNTGFLIEQSLFHPGDALTVPDKPVSTLLLPVHTSWSRFSELIDWVREVAPERAVPMHDGALNPLGLAMADGLLGEHGPGINASYVRLNPLEEIDGI; encoded by the coding sequence GTGAAGCTGACGAAGTTCGGGCACTCGTGTATCCGGCTTGAAGGCCCTGAGGGAAGGCTGGTCATCGATCCGGGCAGTTTCACCGAGGACGAGTCGGTGGAGCGCGCTGATGCGATCCTGGTGACGCATGAGCACTTTGATCACTTCACGGAGTTCCGTGTGCGCGGAGCAGCGGAGGCGAATCGCGGCCTGCAGGTGTGGACGGTGGCGGCCGTGGCCGAACTGCTGACCGGACTGGGCGATCAGCTCCACGTCATCAGCCACGGTGACGCGTTCACGGCCGCCGGTTTCGAGATCGAGGCGCACGGCACGTGGCACGCGACCTTGCACCCCGACATGCCGGCCGTCACGAACACCGGTTTTCTCATCGAGCAGAGCCTGTTCCATCCGGGCGATGCGCTCACGGTGCCCGACAAGCCGGTCAGCACACTGTTGTTGCCGGTGCACACTTCCTGGTCACGCTTCTCCGAGCTCATCGACTGGGTGCGCGAAGTCGCTCCGGAGCGGGCCGTGCCCATGCACGACGGCGCGCTCAATCCGCTGGGGCTCGCGATGGCCGACGGCCTGCTCGGAGAGCACGGACCTGGGATCAACGCCTCCTACGTCAGGCTGAATCCGCTGGAGGAGATCGACGGCATCTGA
- a CDS encoding SsgA family sporulation/cell division regulator has protein sequence MLVRLAVADGVDPPVMVDLHYDSADPYAVSMTFHLWDDDTVRWVFGRDLLLNGQEGLTGAGDVQVWPSRHSRASRVCIALRPCPHAEAVVVTASARVLGAFLRRTLAVVPAGTEQHHLDLDGAVRQLLNGPSDPHR, from the coding sequence ATGCTTGTCCGCCTCGCTGTCGCAGACGGGGTGGACCCGCCCGTGATGGTCGATCTGCACTACGACAGCGCCGATCCGTACGCGGTGTCCATGACGTTTCACCTCTGGGACGACGACACCGTGCGGTGGGTGTTCGGCCGTGATCTCCTACTGAACGGACAGGAGGGACTCACAGGCGCCGGTGACGTTCAGGTGTGGCCGTCACGGCACTCCAGGGCGAGCCGGGTGTGCATCGCGCTGAGACCGTGCCCGCACGCTGAGGCGGTTGTCGTGACGGCCTCCGCGCGCGTACTCGGGGCCTTCCTGCGACGAACCCTCGCGGTGGTGCCGGCCGGTACCGAGCAACATCACCTCGATCTGGACGGAGCCGTCCGTCAACTCCTCAACGGCCCCAGTGATCCGCATCGCTGA
- a CDS encoding AAA family ATPase codes for MTIGLVGREQELKLLRSFVDDTVRSGGVLLLSGEPGVGKSVLLDTAAKAAMSAGALVLRSDGVEFLTDMSFSALSHVLEPLRQELDGLSPPYRDALMVALGISEGAAVDRLVVYGAAVALLRQAASTRPLLLVVDDLQWVDRASAAALAFVARRLTGSRVGFLAASRPGYEGFFDRSGLPELAVRPLDDRAAAGLVGMRFPLLGARDMQSVLAQAQGNPLVLLELPGALSDPRRGSGGEFSAVLPLSRRLQDLYASRVAELPAPTRRLLLLAALEGAGDLRVLRAVGSSEDTLTDLAPAERAQLVRIEDRGLGRLVFRHPLVRATIVWGSSSGQRLDAHHALAHALTDQPDRRAWHLAEATPDPDERVAALLEQTAHRVRRRGDAVGAFNALVRAADLTPGSADRSRRLAEAAYVGSDVAGELRTAAELLVAARRADPELRGSLQAAVAGSHVLLNRDGDVNTAFRLLVGAITTRAGRSDGGDDNALFDALRTLLKVCLVAGRPEFWDGYRAAMAQLTVGLSPLMELLVGILVDPARATSTSLAQLDAAIHDLHQESDPTRIERIGMMALSVDRATGCRAALWRVVEDGREGGAVTSALSALTVLCMDDFMTGQWEECGRLVTEGLGLCAEHGYQLMAWQFRLPEGLLAAVRGDDATVRRLAQQITDWAEPRGVHNFMNFARHHSALAALGRGDHEEAYRNATAISPPGVLAPHVWQALWVPMDLVEAAVHTGRRAEALAHVAAMRQEGLPALSPRLALLTAGSAAMAATEKQAAGLFEEALAIPGIERWPFDLARVRLAYGRHLRRARAARESRVHLDAALDTFRHLEAAPWAARAAEELRAGGHVTAWVRQGRRANPLTPQELEIATLAAAGMTNKEIGERLFLSHRTVGAHLYRVYPKIGITSRVTLGEALAALPPHEEPGDRPTSQR; via the coding sequence ATGACCATAGGACTGGTCGGACGCGAACAGGAGTTGAAACTGCTCCGGTCCTTCGTCGACGACACGGTCAGGAGCGGCGGGGTCCTGCTGCTGTCGGGAGAGCCGGGCGTGGGCAAGTCCGTCCTGCTGGACACTGCGGCGAAGGCCGCGATGTCGGCTGGTGCGCTGGTGCTGCGTTCCGACGGTGTCGAGTTCCTGACGGACATGTCCTTCTCCGCACTGAGCCACGTGCTCGAACCCTTGCGCCAGGAACTCGACGGACTCAGCCCGCCGTACCGTGACGCGCTGATGGTGGCGCTGGGCATCAGTGAGGGCGCCGCGGTGGACCGCCTCGTCGTCTACGGCGCGGCCGTGGCTCTGCTCCGCCAAGCCGCGAGTACGCGTCCGTTGCTGCTGGTCGTGGATGACCTGCAATGGGTCGACCGTGCCAGCGCGGCGGCTCTCGCGTTCGTCGCCCGGCGGCTGACTGGGAGCCGGGTGGGCTTTCTCGCCGCCTCACGGCCGGGGTACGAGGGCTTCTTCGACCGGTCTGGACTCCCCGAACTCGCCGTGCGCCCGCTGGACGACAGGGCCGCGGCAGGCCTCGTCGGTATGCGGTTCCCGCTGCTCGGCGCGCGAGACATGCAGAGCGTTCTGGCGCAGGCTCAAGGGAATCCCCTGGTGCTTCTGGAACTGCCGGGTGCGCTCAGCGACCCGCGCCGCGGCTCGGGGGGCGAGTTCTCCGCAGTGCTTCCGCTCAGTCGGCGCCTGCAGGACCTGTACGCCTCCCGGGTCGCGGAGCTGCCGGCACCCACCCGTCGGCTGCTGCTCCTGGCCGCACTGGAGGGCGCCGGTGATCTGCGGGTCCTACGGGCCGTCGGCTCCAGCGAGGACACGCTCACCGATCTCGCGCCGGCGGAGCGGGCCCAGCTGGTGCGGATCGAGGACCGAGGCCTGGGGAGACTGGTCTTCCGCCACCCGCTGGTCCGCGCGACGATCGTATGGGGCTCGAGCAGTGGTCAGCGCCTCGACGCCCATCATGCCCTGGCGCACGCACTGACCGATCAGCCCGATCGCCGGGCATGGCATCTCGCCGAGGCCACACCCGACCCCGACGAACGGGTCGCGGCGCTCCTTGAGCAGACCGCCCACCGGGTCCGCCGACGCGGCGACGCCGTCGGTGCGTTCAACGCGCTGGTGCGGGCCGCGGACCTCACTCCGGGCTCCGCGGACCGGAGCAGACGTCTGGCTGAAGCGGCCTATGTGGGCTCGGACGTGGCTGGGGAGCTGCGGACGGCGGCAGAACTGCTCGTGGCGGCCCGTCGCGCTGATCCCGAACTCCGTGGGTCGCTGCAGGCGGCAGTCGCGGGGTCCCATGTGCTGCTCAATCGTGACGGTGACGTCAACACCGCCTTCCGGTTGCTCGTCGGCGCGATCACGACCCGTGCGGGCCGGTCCGACGGTGGTGACGACAACGCACTCTTCGACGCGCTCCGCACCCTGCTCAAGGTATGCCTGGTGGCCGGCAGACCTGAGTTCTGGGACGGATATCGCGCCGCCATGGCCCAGCTGACCGTGGGACTGTCACCCCTCATGGAGCTGCTGGTTGGCATCCTCGTCGACCCGGCACGTGCCACCTCCACGAGCCTGGCCCAACTCGATGCGGCGATCCACGATCTGCACCAGGAATCCGACCCCACCCGGATCGAGCGGATCGGGATGATGGCACTCTCCGTGGACCGGGCGACGGGGTGTCGTGCGGCCCTCTGGCGCGTCGTCGAGGACGGGCGAGAGGGGGGCGCCGTCACGTCGGCCCTCAGCGCGCTGACGGTGCTGTGCATGGACGATTTCATGACGGGTCAGTGGGAGGAGTGCGGCCGCCTTGTCACGGAGGGGCTCGGACTGTGCGCGGAGCACGGCTACCAGCTGATGGCATGGCAATTCCGACTTCCCGAGGGCCTGCTCGCCGCTGTGAGAGGCGACGACGCCACGGTGCGGAGACTGGCACAACAGATCACGGACTGGGCGGAGCCCCGCGGCGTTCACAATTTCATGAACTTCGCACGGCACCACTCGGCACTCGCCGCCCTGGGGCGCGGTGACCATGAAGAGGCCTACCGCAACGCAACGGCGATCAGTCCCCCAGGCGTGCTGGCCCCCCACGTCTGGCAGGCTCTGTGGGTTCCCATGGATCTCGTGGAAGCCGCTGTGCACACCGGACGCCGAGCCGAAGCACTCGCACATGTGGCCGCGATGCGGCAGGAGGGCCTCCCCGCGCTCTCTCCCCGACTGGCACTGCTCACCGCCGGCTCAGCCGCCATGGCCGCCACCGAGAAGCAGGCTGCGGGACTCTTCGAGGAAGCCCTCGCCATTCCCGGCATCGAGCGCTGGCCCTTCGACCTCGCCCGCGTACGCCTGGCCTACGGCAGGCACCTACGTCGCGCACGTGCCGCCCGGGAGTCCCGGGTGCACCTCGACGCTGCCCTCGACACCTTTCGTCATCTGGAAGCCGCCCCCTGGGCCGCACGGGCGGCGGAGGAACTGCGGGCAGGCGGCCATGTCACCGCATGGGTGCGCCAGGGGCGGCGGGCGAACCCGCTCACACCACAGGAACTCGAGATCGCGACACTCGCCGCCGCTGGAATGACCAACAAGGAGATCGGTGAACGGCTCTTCCTCTCCCACCGAACCGTAGGAGCCCACCTGTACCGGGTCTACCCGAAGATCGGCATCACCTCCCGCGTCACTCTCGGTGAGGCTCTCGCCGCGCTGCCGCCGCACGAGGAGCCAGGGGACCGGCCCACTTCACAGAGGTGA
- a CDS encoding HNH endonuclease yields MGCQLYGAPQGVVAPDPAESAGEGPSARRTGPGQSSGRTDTTGGPVRWDPPPTAAGGGTRRSRARLGGLSAERTHRETPDGYCEICGSQGNVQVLHARALADLIRAGRQPPTGARVMFHRRRKSVAACDICHDRIHS; encoded by the coding sequence ATGGGGTGCCAGCTCTACGGGGCGCCGCAAGGCGTAGTGGCCCCCGATCCCGCAGAATCTGCTGGCGAAGGCCCGTCGGCGCGGCGAACTGGTCCAGGCCAATCGAGCGGAAGAACAGACACCACCGGTGGCCCGGTTCGGTGGGATCCTCCTCCGACGGCAGCGGGCGGCGGAACTCGTCGATCGCGAGCCCGTCTGGGTGGACTGTCCGCAGAGAGAACTCATCGCGAGACTCCTGACGGATACTGCGAGATCTGCGGAAGCCAGGGCAACGTGCAAGTGCTCCACGCCCGCGCTCTCGCTGACCTCATTCGTGCCGGACGGCAGCCTCCGACTGGGGCGCGCGTCATGTTTCACCGGCGCCGCAAGAGCGTCGCGGCCTGCGACATCTGCCACGACCGTATCCATTCGTAA
- a CDS encoding carboxymuconolactone decarboxylase family protein — MEPRLNYFGHPLAGKVLKHINSASKVLSDSVLPAVVQELVKIRASQINGCGFCTDMHTKDATLAGETPQRLNLVAAWREAKVFTEAERAALELTEQGTRIADAAGGVTDEAWANAAKHFDEDQMVALMSLIAVINAYNRVNVINQQPAGDYQPGQFG, encoded by the coding sequence GTGGAACCGCGTCTCAACTATTTCGGCCATCCCCTCGCGGGAAAGGTGCTGAAGCACATCAACTCAGCCAGCAAGGTGCTTTCGGACTCAGTTTTGCCGGCCGTGGTCCAGGAGCTGGTGAAGATCCGCGCAAGCCAGATCAACGGTTGCGGCTTCTGCACCGACATGCACACCAAGGACGCCACCCTGGCGGGAGAGACCCCGCAGCGTCTCAACCTGGTCGCGGCCTGGCGCGAGGCCAAGGTCTTCACGGAAGCCGAGCGCGCCGCACTGGAACTGACGGAGCAGGGCACCCGCATCGCCGACGCGGCCGGTGGTGTCACGGATGAGGCCTGGGCGAACGCGGCCAAGCACTTCGACGAGGACCAGATGGTCGCCCTCATGTCCCTCATCGCCGTCATCAACGCCTACAACCGCGTCAACGTCATCAACCAGCAGCCTGCCGGGGACTACCAGCCTGGCCAGTTCGGCTAG
- a CDS encoding DUF5134 domain-containing protein produces MLTLVEERNWHIGLTCVHHVPWEGRRSMSATYVVCCMLTVLFVTAAVHELRHRVLPRSYGWRMRIDGLLHTIMAVAMSVMPWSWGTPVPAGTQAAFFAAAALWFPLSTLSRSHGARLIAVARSIPSAAAMAAMVWMARPTESSRHEDLAAHAGHSMGEPAGHDVGTGVLVLYLLVCALRSLTRDLPGLRRNTRHPRTLAIKELYGHFWQGAMHLGTVVMLLVHQ; encoded by the coding sequence ATGCTCACGCTGGTAGAAGAGAGGAACTGGCACATCGGGCTCACCTGCGTGCACCACGTCCCGTGGGAGGGCAGGAGAAGTATGAGCGCCACTTACGTTGTGTGCTGCATGCTGACGGTGCTGTTCGTGACCGCGGCAGTCCATGAGTTGCGACACCGTGTCCTACCGCGGAGTTACGGGTGGCGCATGCGGATCGACGGCCTCCTGCACACCATCATGGCAGTGGCCATGTCTGTCATGCCGTGGAGTTGGGGCACTCCCGTGCCTGCGGGTACGCAAGCGGCCTTCTTCGCGGCCGCAGCACTGTGGTTTCCGCTGTCCACCCTCAGTCGGAGTCACGGGGCGCGACTGATCGCGGTGGCGCGGAGCATTCCGTCCGCTGCCGCCATGGCCGCGATGGTCTGGATGGCACGCCCGACGGAGAGTTCGCGACATGAGGACCTGGCCGCCCACGCCGGTCACTCAATGGGGGAACCAGCAGGCCACGACGTGGGGACTGGGGTACTCGTGTTGTATCTCCTCGTCTGCGCCCTCCGGTCGCTCACGCGCGACCTGCCGGGGCTGCGACGGAACACAAGGCACCCGCGCACCCTTGCTATCAAGGAGCTCTACGGCCACTTCTGGCAGGGCGCCATGCACCTTGGAACGGTCGTGATGCTACTCGTACACCAATGA